The following proteins are encoded in a genomic region of Haloarcula marina:
- a CDS encoding thioredoxin family protein produces the protein MSESDTLDTMEPNPVWVKDAYADTVDVLARHAAELEYHIWGGDWCKDCRAQLPDFGAALDAAEVPAAKIHHYPVEKEDDGSKTGPKVDEYGIEYIPTVVVEHEGEEIARFVEEEPVPIAVYLADEIETALN, from the coding sequence ATGAGCGAAAGCGACACGCTGGACACGATGGAACCGAACCCCGTCTGGGTGAAAGACGCCTACGCCGACACCGTGGACGTTCTCGCGCGCCACGCCGCCGAACTGGAGTACCACATCTGGGGGGGCGACTGGTGTAAGGACTGCCGGGCGCAACTCCCGGACTTCGGCGCGGCCCTCGACGCGGCGGAAGTCCCCGCCGCGAAGATTCATCACTACCCCGTTGAGAAGGAAGACGACGGGTCGAAGACCGGTCCGAAGGTCGACGAGTACGGCATCGAGTACATCCCGACCGTCGTCGTCGAACACGAGGGCGAGGAAATCGCCCGGTTCGTCGAGGAGGAACCGGTCCCCATCGCCGTATATCTCGCCGACGAAATCGAGACGGCGCTGAACTAG
- the purD gene encoding phosphoribosylamine--glycine ligase, translating into MTETVLLVGGGGREHAVARSLADSDAELYACAGNKNPGIVELAEGFETLDTTNPQAVTTYARDIDATLAVVGPEAPLAAGVADALDDAGVYAFGPQEAEARIETDKAFQRRFMREHDIPGCPDFETFEDMEAACEYIDEYDGDLAVKPAGLTGGKGVRVIGDQCTPEEAKEYLRDSDYDRVVLEERLVGEEFTVQAFVANGQLRVTPAVQDHKRAYEGDEGPNTGGMGSYTDAGLELPFMDEGDYEDAVDVLRATVDALDGYKGVLYGQFMLTETGPRVVEFNARFGDPEAMNTLPVLNTDFLDVLTAARDDEDIPQLSFQPKATVCKYAVPDGYPTDPESGAKVTIDEDNAGEAILYYASVDQREDGIYTTTSRSYAVVGVADTIAEAEEIAEGALERAGTEGLRVRHDIGKADLVQQRIDHMNEIRGDD; encoded by the coding sequence ATGACAGAGACAGTGCTGCTGGTGGGCGGGGGCGGGCGAGAACACGCCGTAGCTCGGTCGCTCGCCGACTCGGACGCCGAGTTGTACGCCTGCGCGGGCAACAAGAACCCGGGCATCGTCGAACTGGCCGAAGGGTTCGAGACGCTGGACACGACCAATCCGCAGGCCGTGACGACCTACGCCCGCGATATCGACGCGACGCTGGCCGTCGTCGGTCCCGAAGCCCCGCTGGCGGCGGGCGTCGCGGACGCGCTCGACGACGCAGGCGTCTACGCCTTCGGTCCGCAGGAGGCGGAGGCCCGCATCGAGACGGACAAGGCGTTTCAGCGCCGCTTCATGCGCGAACACGACATCCCCGGGTGTCCGGACTTCGAGACGTTCGAGGACATGGAGGCCGCCTGCGAGTACATCGACGAGTACGACGGCGACCTCGCGGTCAAGCCCGCGGGCCTCACCGGCGGGAAGGGCGTCCGCGTCATCGGCGACCAGTGTACCCCCGAGGAAGCCAAGGAGTACCTCCGGGACTCCGACTACGACCGCGTCGTCTTAGAAGAGCGCCTCGTCGGCGAGGAGTTCACCGTGCAGGCGTTCGTCGCCAACGGCCAACTGCGCGTCACGCCCGCCGTGCAGGACCACAAGCGCGCCTACGAGGGCGACGAGGGCCCGAACACCGGCGGTATGGGCAGTTACACCGACGCCGGTCTCGAACTCCCCTTCATGGACGAGGGGGACTACGAGGACGCAGTCGACGTCCTCCGGGCCACCGTCGACGCTCTCGACGGGTACAAGGGCGTCCTCTACGGCCAGTTCATGCTGACCGAGACGGGGCCGCGCGTCGTCGAGTTCAACGCCCGCTTCGGCGACCCCGAGGCGATGAACACGCTTCCCGTGCTCAACACGGACTTCCTCGACGTGCTGACCGCCGCCCGGGACGACGAGGACATCCCGCAACTGTCCTTCCAACCGAAGGCGACCGTCTGTAAGTACGCCGTCCCCGACGGCTACCCGACGGACCCCGAATCCGGCGCGAAGGTCACCATCGACGAGGACAACGCCGGCGAGGCGATTCTCTACTACGCCAGCGTCGACCAGCGCGAGGACGGCATCTACACGACCACTTCCCGGTCGTACGCCGTCGTCGGCGTCGCCGATACCATCGCCGAAGCCGAGGAAATCGCCGAGGGCGCGCTCGAACGCGCCGGAACCGAGGGCCTCCGCGTCCGCCACGATATCGGCAAGGCCGACCTCGTCCAGCAGCGAATCGACCACATGAACGAGATTCGCGGCGACGACTGA
- a CDS encoding tRNA sulfurtransferase, giving the protein MHPPDADVVLVRHGDLGVKSEQVRRRMEARLAENLRAMLSAREVGGDVEVRRNRLFVHTDAPEAATAAAADTFGVVAASPAVTVDPTLDAIEDALAAATEANFDGGSFAVDARRAGPADAHPFASTDIESDGGAAVWNAVESLGYDPVVDLEDPDFTLYVECRADEAYVFLERRDGPGGLPLGTQRPVVALVSGGIDSPVAAWKLMRRGCPVIPVYVDLGDYGGPDHRARARATVERLSDYAPGEEMAFHVVDAGDVVADLADAMSELRMLSLRRFMLAAAEAVAEDENAVGIVTGEAIGQKSSQTAANVAVTDAAATLPVHRPNLTLDKAEITEAARAIGTFQDSTVDTGCNRVAPELPETNASLETLRAAEPGDLFERARACAAERSVVPTER; this is encoded by the coding sequence ATGCACCCGCCGGATGCCGACGTGGTCCTCGTCCGTCACGGCGATTTGGGCGTCAAGAGCGAGCAAGTCCGCCGCCGGATGGAGGCCCGCCTCGCCGAGAACCTGCGCGCGATGCTTTCCGCTCGCGAGGTCGGGGGTGATGTGGAAGTCCGGCGCAACCGCCTGTTCGTTCACACCGACGCCCCCGAGGCGGCGACGGCGGCCGCGGCGGACACGTTCGGCGTCGTCGCCGCGTCCCCGGCGGTCACCGTCGACCCGACGCTCGACGCTATCGAAGACGCACTCGCGGCCGCAACGGAGGCCAACTTCGACGGTGGGAGTTTCGCCGTGGACGCACGCCGGGCCGGTCCGGCCGACGCCCATCCGTTCGCGAGTACAGACATCGAATCGGACGGCGGGGCGGCGGTGTGGAACGCCGTCGAATCGCTCGGGTACGACCCGGTCGTGGACTTAGAGGACCCGGACTTCACGCTGTACGTCGAGTGCCGCGCGGACGAAGCGTACGTCTTCCTGGAGCGACGCGACGGGCCGGGCGGCCTCCCACTCGGCACGCAACGGCCCGTCGTCGCCCTCGTCAGCGGCGGCATCGACTCGCCGGTGGCCGCGTGGAAACTGATGCGCCGGGGCTGTCCCGTGATTCCGGTGTACGTCGACTTGGGCGACTACGGCGGCCCGGACCACCGGGCGCGGGCGCGAGCGACCGTCGAGAGACTGTCCGACTACGCGCCCGGCGAGGAGATGGCGTTCCACGTCGTCGACGCGGGCGACGTGGTCGCCGACCTCGCCGACGCGATGAGCGAGTTGCGGATGCTCTCGCTCCGCCGGTTCATGCTCGCCGCGGCCGAGGCAGTCGCCGAGGACGAGAACGCCGTGGGCATCGTCACCGGCGAAGCCATCGGGCAGAAGTCCAGTCAGACCGCCGCCAACGTCGCGGTGACCGACGCGGCGGCGACCCTACCCGTTCACCGGCCGAACCTGACGCTCGATAAAGCCGAGATTACCGAAGCGGCGCGGGCCATCGGCACGTTCCAGGACTCGACGGTCGACACCGGGTGTAACCGCGTCGCGCCGGAACTCCCCGAGACGAACGCATCACTGGAGACGCTCCGCGCCGCGGAACCCGGTGACCTCTTCGAGCGTGCCCGGGCCTGCGCCGCCGAGCGGTCGGTCGTCCCTACCGAAAGGTAA
- a CDS encoding carboxymuconolactone decarboxylase family protein, with the protein MATQEPTADVEQEIKDTFGMVPPPLSDIPKDDMVGEWHFFQKYTVGESEIPPKYRELMGLAVAANIKCPYCTHFHRNAAQMHGATEAELDEAASLASHTSRYSAMLHALEYDLEEFKVKMAQIADHLESQAADD; encoded by the coding sequence ATGGCGACACAAGAACCAACGGCAGACGTCGAACAGGAGATCAAGGATACCTTCGGGATGGTCCCGCCGCCGCTGAGCGATATTCCGAAGGACGACATGGTGGGCGAATGGCATTTCTTCCAGAAGTACACCGTCGGCGAATCCGAGATTCCGCCGAAGTACCGCGAACTGATGGGCCTCGCCGTCGCGGCGAACATCAAGTGCCCCTACTGCACCCACTTCCACCGCAATGCGGCGCAGATGCACGGCGCGACGGAGGCCGAACTCGACGAGGCGGCCTCGCTCGCGAGCCACACCTCGCGGTACAGCGCGATGCTCCACGCGTTGGAGTACGACTTGGAGGAGTTCAAAGTCAAGATGGCACAGATAGCCGACCACCTCGAATCACAGGCGGCGGACGACTGA
- a CDS encoding thioredoxin domain-containing protein, whose product MSDSADPTRRNRLDEEESPYLRQHADNPVNWQPWDEQALEAAKERDVPIFLSIGYAACHWCHVMEEESFADEEIAATLNEHFVPVKVDREERPDLDSVYMSICQQVTGGGGWPLSAWLTPDGKPFYVGTYFPPEEKRGQPGFHDLLQRLANSWADPEQRAEMETRAQQWTDAIESDLEATPGQPNDPDENLIQTAATIAHRGADRNNGGWGSGGPKFPQTGRIHALLRAHSDGGQEDYLTVVEETLNAMADRGLYDHVGGGFHRYSVNSQWSVPHFEKMLYDNAEIPRAFLAGYQVLGNERYAAVVRETFAFVQRELQHEDGGFFSTLDAVSRPPEDPDGDTEEGAFYVWTPEQVRDAVSDETAADIFCDYYGVTEKGNFEGANVLAVRKPVPVLADEYDLSEGEITEKLRQALNETFESREERPRPARDEKVLAGWNGLMISTLAEGAVVLDDSYADVAADALGFVRDHLWDAETGRLKRRYKGGDVAIDGYLEDYAFLARGALDLFGATGDVAHLDFAMDLAEAITEAFWDEAAETLYFTPTGGESLVARPQELTDQSTPSSTGVAAQLLLGLSHFREDDRFGDVAEKAIRTHADRVSSNPLQHASLTLAADSYEQGALELTLVCDPETPPAEWTETLAERYVPRRLLAWRPDDDATFDSWLDALGLADAPPIWAGRDAVDGEPTVYACRNFACSPPKHDLGAAVDWGEN is encoded by the coding sequence ATGAGCGACAGCGCGGACCCGACGCGACGGAACCGCCTCGACGAGGAGGAGAGCCCGTACCTCCGCCAGCACGCCGACAACCCGGTGAACTGGCAACCGTGGGACGAACAGGCGCTGGAAGCCGCGAAGGAGCGGGACGTACCCATCTTCCTCTCTATCGGCTACGCCGCCTGCCACTGGTGTCACGTCATGGAGGAGGAGAGCTTCGCCGACGAGGAGATAGCGGCGACGCTGAACGAGCACTTCGTCCCCGTCAAGGTGGACCGGGAGGAGCGCCCGGACCTCGACTCGGTGTACATGAGCATCTGCCAGCAGGTGACAGGCGGCGGCGGGTGGCCGCTATCGGCGTGGCTGACGCCGGACGGCAAGCCGTTCTACGTCGGGACGTACTTCCCGCCCGAGGAGAAGCGGGGCCAACCCGGCTTTCACGACCTGCTCCAGCGGCTCGCGAACTCGTGGGCCGACCCCGAACAGCGCGCGGAGATGGAGACCCGCGCCCAGCAGTGGACCGACGCCATCGAAAGCGACTTGGAGGCGACGCCGGGCCAACCGAACGACCCCGACGAGAACCTGATTCAGACGGCGGCGACCATCGCCCACCGCGGGGCCGACCGGAACAACGGCGGGTGGGGGTCGGGCGGCCCGAAGTTCCCCCAGACCGGGCGGATTCACGCGCTCCTACGGGCACACTCTGACGGCGGGCAGGAGGACTACCTGACCGTCGTCGAGGAGACGCTGAACGCGATGGCCGACCGGGGCCTGTACGACCACGTCGGCGGCGGGTTCCACCGCTACTCGGTGAACTCCCAGTGGAGCGTCCCCCACTTCGAGAAGATGCTGTACGACAACGCCGAGATTCCGAGGGCGTTCCTCGCCGGGTATCAGGTCCTCGGCAACGAGCGCTACGCCGCCGTCGTCCGCGAGACGTTCGCGTTCGTCCAGCGGGAACTCCAGCACGAAGACGGCGGGTTCTTCAGCACGCTGGACGCGGTGAGCAGGCCGCCCGAGGACCCCGACGGCGACACCGAAGAAGGCGCGTTCTACGTCTGGACGCCCGAACAGGTCCGCGACGCCGTCTCGGACGAGACGGCCGCAGACATCTTCTGTGACTACTACGGCGTCACGGAGAAGGGGAACTTCGAGGGCGCGAACGTCCTCGCGGTTCGCAAACCGGTCCCCGTGCTCGCCGACGAGTACGACCTGAGCGAGGGCGAAATCACCGAAAAGCTCCGACAGGCCCTGAACGAGACGTTCGAGTCCCGCGAGGAACGGCCCCGTCCGGCCCGCGACGAGAAGGTCCTGGCGGGGTGGAACGGCCTGATGATTTCGACACTCGCAGAGGGCGCAGTCGTCCTCGACGACTCGTACGCCGACGTGGCCGCCGACGCGCTCGGATTCGTCCGCGACCACCTCTGGGACGCGGAGACGGGACGGCTGAAACGGCGATACAAGGGCGGCGACGTGGCCATAGACGGCTATCTGGAGGACTACGCCTTCCTCGCACGCGGGGCGCTGGACCTCTTCGGGGCGACGGGCGACGTGGCCCATCTCGACTTCGCGATGGACCTCGCCGAGGCCATCACCGAGGCGTTCTGGGACGAGGCGGCGGAGACGCTCTACTTCACGCCCACCGGCGGCGAGTCGCTGGTCGCCCGCCCGCAGGAACTCACCGACCAGTCGACGCCGTCGAGTACGGGCGTCGCCGCACAGTTGCTACTGGGCCTCTCGCACTTCCGCGAGGACGACCGGTTTGGCGACGTGGCCGAGAAGGCCATTCGTACTCACGCCGACCGCGTCTCCTCGAATCCGCTGCAACACGCCTCGCTGACGCTCGCGGCCGATTCGTACGAACAGGGGGCGCTGGAACTGACGCTCGTCTGTGACCCCGAGACGCCGCCCGCCGAGTGGACCGAGACGCTGGCCGAGCGGTACGTTCCGCGGCGACTGCTCGCGTGGCGCCCCGACGACGACGCGACGTTCGACTCGTGGCTCGACGCCCTCGGACTGGCCGACGCGCCGCCAATCTGGGCCGGTCGCGACGCCGTCGACGGGGAACCCACCGTCTACGCGTGTCGGAACTTCGCGTGTTCGCCACCGAAACACGACCTCGGGGCGGCGGTAGACTGGGGAGAGAACTAG
- a CDS encoding PLP-dependent cysteine synthase family protein, with amino-acid sequence MHETLHDSIVEAIGSPLVSVRAPAGATVAAKVESFNPGGSAKDRPARFMIERAEADGVIEPGDTLVEPTSGNTGIGMAMVGAAKGYDVVLVMPSSKSPERRQIMRAYGADIELVEGDISAAKDRADELTDRDGYVQLRQFENPANPQAHYETTGAEILDQVGDRTVDALVAGVGTGGTITGTGRRLREAFPEVDIVAVEPAANAVLSGTEPGEGEDSFQGMGPGFVSDNLDVDLLDDVKTVTLDDAEDECRRLAREEGIFVGQSSGASNLAAREVAEELLAAGVEDPLVVTVYWDSGERYMSTGMFD; translated from the coding sequence ATGCACGAGACCCTACACGATTCCATCGTCGAGGCCATCGGGTCGCCGCTGGTGTCGGTCCGCGCTCCGGCGGGCGCGACCGTCGCCGCGAAAGTCGAGTCGTTCAACCCCGGCGGGTCCGCGAAGGACCGCCCGGCGAGGTTCATGATCGAACGCGCCGAGGCAGACGGCGTCATCGAACCCGGCGATACGCTCGTGGAACCGACGAGCGGGAACACCGGCATCGGGATGGCGATGGTCGGGGCCGCGAAGGGGTACGACGTGGTGCTGGTGATGCCGTCCTCGAAATCGCCCGAGCGAAGGCAGATAATGCGGGCCTACGGCGCCGACATCGAACTCGTAGAGGGCGACATCTCGGCGGCGAAAGACCGCGCTGACGAACTCACCGACCGCGACGGCTACGTCCAGTTGCGCCAGTTCGAGAACCCGGCGAACCCGCAGGCCCACTACGAGACGACGGGCGCCGAGATTCTCGACCAGGTCGGCGACCGGACCGTCGACGCCCTCGTTGCCGGTGTCGGCACGGGCGGGACCATCACCGGGACGGGCCGCCGCCTGCGCGAGGCGTTCCCCGAGGTGGACATCGTCGCCGTCGAACCGGCGGCCAACGCCGTCCTCTCGGGCACGGAACCGGGCGAAGGCGAGGACAGTTTCCAGGGGATGGGACCGGGGTTCGTCAGCGACAACCTCGACGTGGACCTCTTGGACGACGTGAAGACGGTCACCCTCGACGACGCCGAGGACGAGTGTCGCCGCCTCGCGCGCGAGGAGGGCATCTTCGTCGGCCAATCGTCGGGCGCGTCGAACCTCGCCGCGCGTGAGGTGGCCGAAGAACTACTGGCGGCGGGCGTGGAGGACCCCCTCGTCGTCACCGTCTACTGGGACAGCGGCGAGCGCTACATGTCGACCGGGATGTTCGACTAA
- a CDS encoding helix-turn-helix transcriptional regulator: protein MTTVPDTADIVARRRAILTALSSPKTKPELVEDVDASRSTVDRAIETLTDAALVERTGSRYRTTYAGRESLRAYERFLDRLDALQAAQPVLQDLSLEAEIPPEALEGAEVVEATMAAPHAPIERATTLGDGATRLYGTGPAVLPKYIAEISELLEDGDETELVLSKAVVEAFRESYPDAFEQFAGSDNIEIHVTEQALPCLIWIAVKPEETVSGIIVHTENGVRGAIHNDTDAMNEWTREQYRQFKADARPLDGA from the coding sequence ATGACCACTGTGCCGGACACTGCGGATATCGTCGCCAGACGGCGTGCCATCCTCACGGCGCTCTCCTCGCCGAAGACGAAACCGGAACTCGTCGAGGACGTGGACGCCTCGCGCTCGACGGTCGACCGGGCCATCGAGACGCTGACCGACGCGGCCCTCGTCGAGCGGACGGGGAGCAGATACCGAACGACGTACGCTGGTCGGGAATCGCTTCGGGCCTACGAGCGGTTTCTCGACCGTCTCGACGCGCTTCAGGCGGCCCAACCGGTGTTGCAGGACCTCTCACTGGAGGCCGAAATTCCGCCCGAGGCGCTGGAGGGCGCGGAAGTCGTCGAAGCCACGATGGCGGCACCGCACGCTCCCATCGAGAGGGCGACGACGCTCGGCGACGGCGCGACGCGACTGTACGGGACCGGTCCGGCTGTCCTCCCCAAGTACATCGCCGAGATATCCGAACTCCTCGAAGACGGTGACGAGACGGAACTCGTCTTGAGTAAAGCCGTCGTCGAGGCCTTCCGCGAGAGCTATCCCGACGCCTTCGAGCAGTTCGCCGGGTCGGACAACATCGAGATACACGTCACCGAGCAGGCCCTCCCGTGCCTCATCTGGATAGCGGTCAAGCCCGAGGAGACGGTCAGCGGAATCATCGTCCACACCGAGAATGGAGTCCGCGGCGCAATCCACAACGATACGGACGCGATGAACGAGTGGACTCGTGAGCAGTACCGACAGTTCAAAGCCGATGCACGACCGCTCGACGGCGCTTAG
- a CDS encoding mechanosensitive ion channel domain-containing protein: MQGGFDWPNAIRTLFSPEGTFVISLLVLGLGVLVGFLVWRASREFMRELGVPETVEGTPFERTARSLGTSTVGIVSNLAALFVYIVAITVALNIAQLVNPEAYWTRFTAFLPDLFIAVFAIIIGLIAGDKAKLVISERLRSVKLPEATLLPEIVKYSIFYLAVLIALGQLSVDTLALLILLAAYAFGVVFLAGLALKDLLAASAAGLYLLLTEPYSIGDEVIIGDQQGIVQEVDMFVTHVESGEKEHIIPNQQVVRNGIVRVRS, from the coding sequence ATGCAGGGCGGATTCGACTGGCCCAACGCCATCAGGACGTTGTTCTCACCGGAAGGGACGTTCGTCATCTCGCTGCTGGTGCTCGGACTGGGCGTCCTCGTCGGCTTTCTGGTCTGGCGGGCGTCGCGGGAGTTCATGCGCGAACTCGGCGTCCCCGAGACGGTAGAGGGGACGCCGTTCGAACGGACGGCGCGGAGCCTCGGCACGTCGACGGTCGGTATCGTCTCGAACCTCGCGGCGCTGTTCGTCTACATCGTCGCCATCACCGTCGCGCTGAACATCGCGCAACTGGTGAATCCGGAGGCCTACTGGACCCGCTTTACCGCGTTCCTCCCCGACCTCTTTATCGCCGTCTTCGCCATCATCATCGGCCTCATCGCTGGCGATAAGGCGAAACTGGTCATCTCAGAGCGTCTCCGGAGCGTCAAGCTTCCGGAGGCGACACTCCTCCCCGAAATCGTCAAGTACAGCATCTTCTACCTCGCCGTCCTCATCGCGCTGGGACAGTTGAGCGTCGACACCCTCGCCCTGCTCATCCTGCTCGCGGCGTACGCCTTCGGCGTCGTCTTCCTCGCCGGACTCGCCCTGAAAGACCTGCTGGCCGCGAGCGCGGCGGGCCTGTACCTCCTGTTGACCGAACCGTACAGCATCGGCGACGAGGTCATCATCGGCGACCAGCAGGGTATCGTCCAAGAGGTCGATATGTTCGTCACGCACGTCGAGAGCGGCGAGAAAGAGCACATCATCCCGAACCAGCAGGTCGTCCGAAACGGTATCGTCCGCGTCCGGAGTTAG
- a CDS encoding TrkH family potassium uptake protein yields the protein MALTTVDVRSALNVLGSILQWLAVPLSVPVAVALVYGESPTPYLLAIAVSVAVGTGLAQFERRRIHDREAFLTVSLAWLSIAVVGAIPLYVEGSGVFASPVNALFEGMSGITTTGATVIRDFDAHSQALLMWRQVLQWLGGLGVLLLATAVLSRLSVAGAQLMETETRTKDVTKLTPGIAQTAKILVALYLALTTGAAVILFALHLLGLAPAMTAFDAIAHAFTAIATAGFSPRAESIGAFSPAVQWAVTGFMIVGATNFILLYALVRGETDRLRSSEELQFYLGILATGTLLITGLLVVDPGFTGGTEQTARHAAFQVASIVTTTGFASTDFNLWSAAAKNVLFVGMFIGGMAGSTTCSIKTLRWLIVTKSFWRDLNVAAHPKSVRAVRLGDEVIGEETIRDVYAYTLVALLFFIVGTVLLVADGERTGATITEFEALSAAASMFFNIGPAFGQAGPYGTYDGFARSSKLLMVLLMWVGRIEIIPVLVLLTPTFWRRT from the coding sequence GTGGCGCTGACGACGGTCGACGTGCGGTCGGCGCTGAACGTCCTGGGGTCGATTCTCCAGTGGTTAGCGGTGCCGCTGTCGGTCCCCGTGGCCGTCGCTCTCGTCTACGGCGAGTCCCCGACGCCCTACCTCCTCGCTATCGCCGTCAGTGTCGCCGTCGGGACGGGCCTGGCGCAGTTCGAGCGCCGCCGCATCCACGACCGCGAGGCGTTCCTGACCGTCTCGCTGGCGTGGCTCTCCATCGCCGTCGTCGGCGCGATACCGCTGTACGTCGAGGGAAGCGGTGTGTTCGCCAGCCCGGTCAACGCGCTGTTCGAGGGGATGAGCGGCATCACGACGACCGGTGCGACGGTCATCCGAGATTTCGACGCTCACTCCCAAGCCCTCCTGATGTGGCGACAAGTGCTCCAGTGGTTGGGCGGCCTCGGGGTGCTCTTGCTGGCGACGGCCGTCCTCTCGCGCCTCTCGGTCGCCGGGGCGCAGTTGATGGAGACCGAGACGCGGACGAAAGACGTGACGAAACTCACGCCGGGCATCGCACAGACGGCGAAGATTCTGGTCGCGCTCTACCTCGCGCTGACCACCGGGGCGGCCGTAATTCTCTTCGCATTGCACCTGCTCGGACTCGCGCCGGCGATGACGGCCTTCGACGCCATCGCGCACGCCTTTACCGCTATCGCCACTGCGGGATTCTCGCCGCGAGCGGAGAGCATCGGGGCGTTTTCGCCAGCGGTCCAGTGGGCCGTCACGGGGTTCATGATAGTCGGCGCGACGAACTTCATCCTGCTGTACGCGCTCGTTCGCGGCGAGACGGACAGGCTCCGGAGCAGCGAGGAACTCCAGTTCTATCTGGGAATCCTCGCCACCGGCACGCTGTTGATAACCGGCCTGTTGGTCGTCGACCCCGGATTCACCGGCGGCACCGAACAGACGGCACGTCACGCCGCCTTCCAGGTCGCCTCCATCGTCACGACGACCGGATTCGCGTCGACCGATTTCAACCTCTGGTCGGCCGCCGCCAAGAACGTCCTGTTCGTCGGGATGTTCATCGGCGGGATGGCCGGAAGCACGACGTGTTCGATAAAGACGCTCCGGTGGCTCATCGTCACCAAGTCTTTCTGGCGGGACTTGAACGTCGCCGCTCACCCGAAGAGCGTCCGTGCGGTGCGCCTCGGTGACGAGGTCATCGGCGAGGAGACGATTCGAGACGTGTACGCCTACACGCTGGTCGCGCTCCTCTTTTTCATCGTCGGGACCGTCCTGCTGGTCGCCGACGGTGAGCGGACGGGCGCGACCATCACGGAGTTCGAGGCGCTCAGCGCGGCGGCGTCGATGTTCTTCAACATCGGTCCGGCGTTCGGGCAGGCGGGACCGTACGGGACCTACGACGGGTTCGCACGCTCCAGCAAACTCCTGATGGTCCTGCTGATGTGGGTCGGGCGCATCGAAATTATCCCGGTGCTCGTCCTGCTGACGCCGACGTTCTGGCGGCGGACGTGA
- a CDS encoding acyltransferase — translation MTGPRHDDLDRHPTPGPRNSLFSWPAAKHPLRVMVNYAVILVCRISPSLRLKNWLLRRLGVTVGTGVAWGLESTPDVFWPELITVRDDAIVGYDATLLCHEFLQDEYRTGEVVVGERAMIGAGAIVLPGVEIGADAQVAANSLVTEDVPPETTVAGVPATPVESGGR, via the coding sequence GTGACCGGCCCACGCCACGACGACTTAGACCGCCATCCGACGCCCGGCCCCCGCAACTCGCTGTTCTCGTGGCCCGCGGCGAAACACCCGCTGCGCGTGATGGTGAACTACGCCGTCATCCTCGTCTGTCGTATCTCGCCGAGTCTCCGCCTCAAGAACTGGCTGTTGCGCCGACTCGGCGTGACCGTCGGCACCGGCGTCGCGTGGGGATTGGAGTCGACGCCGGACGTGTTCTGGCCCGAACTGATCACGGTTCGGGACGACGCCATCGTCGGCTACGACGCCACCCTGCTCTGTCACGAGTTCTTACAGGACGAGTACCGGACCGGCGAGGTTGTCGTCGGCGAACGGGCGATGATAGGGGCGGGCGCTATCGTCTTGCCGGGCGTTGAAATCGGCGCGGACGCGCAGGTGGCCGCCAACTCGCTCGTCACCGAGGACGTGCCCCCCGAAACGACCGTCGCGGGCGTTCCGGCCACACCGGTCGAATCCGGGGGCCGCTAA
- a CDS encoding DUF5804 family protein, producing MTQVCLVGSEDVNLQYELLSRETARNALATYDLREPFENALQLETVSLGAAVALLNDLNWYLVRFVDAALVQEPSIHVTEWLSRELASAVRDDEIAPDETERFLKVYGIVDGAGDTGADRDDSDAEADDDDAPADPAQDRPPRLVEPMLVTRTGETIPEYDLRDIEDTLVVRVTESEFGA from the coding sequence ATGACGCAGGTGTGTCTCGTCGGGAGCGAGGACGTGAACCTCCAGTACGAACTGCTCTCGCGCGAGACGGCCCGGAACGCGCTCGCGACGTACGACCTGCGCGAACCGTTCGAGAACGCGCTGCAACTGGAGACGGTCAGTCTCGGCGCGGCGGTGGCGTTGCTCAACGACTTGAACTGGTACCTCGTTCGCTTCGTCGACGCGGCGCTCGTCCAAGAGCCGTCAATTCACGTGACAGAGTGGCTCTCACGTGAGTTGGCCTCGGCCGTCCGCGACGACGAAATCGCGCCCGACGAGACGGAGCGGTTCCTCAAAGTGTACGGCATCGTCGACGGGGCGGGCGACACGGGTGCGGACCGCGACGACAGCGACGCGGAAGCAGACGACGACGACGCGCCCGCCGACCCCGCGCAGGACCGCCCACCACGCCTCGTCGAACCGATGCTGGTGACGCGAACGGGCGAGACGATACCGGAGTACGACCTCCGAGATATCGAGGACACGCTGGTGGTACGGGTGACCGAGTCGGAGTTCGGCGCGTAG